The segment TACATGCTGGCGACTTAATCTCTGAAATGGCATTAGCGATTGAAATGGGATGTGAGGCAGAAGATCTAGCGTTGACCATCCATCCTCACCCAACCTTATCAGAAACCCTGATGCAAGCAGCAGAAGTGTATGAAGGGACTGTGACAGATTTGCCTAACAAGAAGAAATAAACTCACGTGCTGTCTGAGACATCCCCTCAAATTTCTAGTAGATTGTCATCCCAGAATTTTGCGAAGCAAAATATCTGGGATCCACAGGTGCTTTGCGCCTGGTAGCCCAAAGGGCTACTGGATACCAGCCTTCGCTGGTATGACATGTTATCTGATTTTTTCAGTATAAAAATTTTTCTGGGATGCCTCAGAGGCGCTGTGTGCTCTGTCTTGTCCGACGTATCCAATTCATTTTTGACATTCTTATCAGGCATTCCATAACAATCAAGGAAGCTATTAGTCCAAGTATTGACTCAAGTGTTAAATATCTTGTGATCATCGTTACTTTTAAAAGTAACACACCTGTTATCAATAATAAGAGTATGAATAATCTTCGATTGGGTTGTAACAAAGGTATGCTGATAATATATAAAAACATGCCCTGTAGTGCATATTTATAGAAGATATAGCTCTCAAATAGTGACCAATGATGGACTACTTCTCGTATTGGTTTTATGGCAGATTTAAGATGAGATGGATGCAAGGTTGGTACATAGGGGTAGAGATGGTAAAGCACCCCAATAATCATAAATGCAAAGGCAAAGGCTTGTAAAAGACGAGATGGATAATCGATTTTTACAGTCAAGCGGAATTGGCTTTCCCAAAAACTAAAAGTAGCAATAAAAATGAATCCAATTAAAGAACCAATAAGCCCACTACTTGCATTTAAGGCAATGTCTAATAAAGAGCTTACGCGAATAGGATTGTAGATTTGCACTATTTCCATACAAGTACATAGCAGCAGTGCAAATAAAAAACTGGCAAGCATGCATCTTAGTGCAGATTTGTTTTCAAGATGATAAATGAGTGTAATTAAAAAACCTAGAGGTATATATAGTAATAAATTTTGTACAATATCGAAGAGGAAAACGCGGTGTTGCCATCCGTAAAGCAGTGCGTAGGGAAAGGGCTTTTGTGGTGCTTGCCAATCTTCCAGGGGAATGATGGATACAAAAATAATGAAGGCTGTATACATAAATACGCCAGTCACAAATAGTTGTTTGGCCAACTTTTTTGTGTGTTGCGATCGATGACAAAGATTGGAGAAGGCATTAGAAAGTTGCATACCCCAAGTATATGCAATTGTAGGGCGTCTTGCTTTAGTTGATTTGCTTGTATAGTCTTCGCATATGAGTTTTACCCGCAATGGGTACAATGACGGAGGTGTTGTCTTCGCTATCTTGCATATGGGAACGAAGGTTGCTTGAGGCTCGACGTCTATCCGAAAGCTTATTTGCTGTGACTATATCGAGGCTAGTTTGATGCTGTCATTTTCCCTATAATAGATTTTCTTAGAAGTTTGCTTTCTCCCTCATTTGGGAATTCAATTCTTGGCCTGAATTAATTTTATTTAAAAGTGAGAGTTATGGATTTAATTACAGTCAGCGCTTTTAGTTTGTATTTGCTTGTTGTTGTTGCAATAGCGCTGGTAGCGTATCAACGAACTCAGAATTTAGGTGACTTTGTTTTAGGGGGAAGACAATTAGGTGGTCCGGTTGCAGCGCTGAGCGCAGGTGCTTCTGATATGAGCGCTTGGCTGCTCTTAGGCTTGCCTGGCGCGGTGTATACTTTTGGCTTAAATCAGATATGGCTGCCTATTGGACTTACAGTGGGCGCTTATATTAGTTGGCGTATCATCGCAAAGCCATTAAGAGTTTATTCTCAATTTGCAAATGACTCTTTGACACTCCCTGCTTTTTTAGACAATCGTTTCTTGGATAATAGTGGTATTATTCGATGTCTCTTAGCCTTGGTTACTCTTTTCTTTTTTGCTTTTTATACCGCATCAGGTCTAGTCGGTGGGGCTGTTTTATTACAACGCTTTAATATTTCCTATACCGAAGCACTATGGCTTGGAACGGCTATCATTGTTGCTTATACCTTTATTGGTGGTTTTTTAGCAGTAAGCTGGACAGATTTCTTTCAAGGCTCATTCATGTTTATATGCTTGCTACTAGTGCCCTTCATTGCAGTAGCTGAACTGGGTGGCTGGTCGCAAATGGCACAAACGATTCAGAATACAACGCCTGAAAAATTGAAACCATTTCAAGGTTTTAATGCTTTGCTCTTTTTTAATTTGATGGCATGGGGCTTAGGCTATTTTGGTCAACCTCATATTTTAGTTCGATTTATGGCAGTGAAAACGCTCAAAGACATAACAATTGCGAGACGTATTTGCGTTGGTTGGATGAGTTTTTCAATGATGGGAGCGGTATTAATTGGTATTGTTGGAGTAAGTTACTTCTATCAAAAAGAATTACATCCTGAGTCTATTTTTATTTTATTTTCTCAATCACTCTTTTCACCTTGGTTAGCAGGTATTTTATTTGCAGCTATTTTGTCTTCTATCATGTGTGCCATTGATTCACAGATGTTGGCATCTTCTAGTGCATTAACAGAAGATATTTATCATAAATGGATTCATAGAAATGCAAAACCTAAACATCTCATGTGGATTGGTCGGTTTGCAATTATAGTTATCGCTGCGGTTGCTGTTTATTTAGCAAGAGATCCAGAAAGCCGTGTTATTCACTTAGTTGCCTTTGCGTGGGCAGGATTGGGAAGTGCTTTTGGCCCAGCTGTTATTGGTGCTTTATATTGGCGCAGAATGACTGCAAAAGGCGCAATGG is part of the Candidatus Berkiella cookevillensis genome and harbors:
- a CDS encoding VanZ family protein, with translation MYTAFIIFVSIIPLEDWQAPQKPFPYALLYGWQHRVFLFDIVQNLLLYIPLGFLITLIYHLENKSALRCMLASFLFALLLCTCMEIVQIYNPIRVSSLLDIALNASSGLIGSLIGFIFIATFSFWESQFRLTVKIDYPSRLLQAFAFAFMIIGVLYHLYPYVPTLHPSHLKSAIKPIREVVHHWSLFESYIFYKYALQGMFLYIISIPLLQPNRRLFILLLLITGVLLLKVTMITRYLTLESILGLIASLIVMECLIRMSKMNWIRRTRQSTQRL
- the putP gene encoding sodium/proline symporter PutP, translating into MDLITVSAFSLYLLVVVAIALVAYQRTQNLGDFVLGGRQLGGPVAALSAGASDMSAWLLLGLPGAVYTFGLNQIWLPIGLTVGAYISWRIIAKPLRVYSQFANDSLTLPAFLDNRFLDNSGIIRCLLALVTLFFFAFYTASGLVGGAVLLQRFNISYTEALWLGTAIIVAYTFIGGFLAVSWTDFFQGSFMFICLLLVPFIAVAELGGWSQMAQTIQNTTPEKLKPFQGFNALLFFNLMAWGLGYFGQPHILVRFMAVKTLKDITIARRICVGWMSFSMMGAVLIGIVGVSYFYQKELHPESIFILFSQSLFSPWLAGILFAAILSSIMCAIDSQMLASSSALTEDIYHKWIHRNAKPKHLMWIGRFAIIVIAAVAVYLARDPESRVIHLVAFAWAGLGSAFGPAVIGALYWRRMTAKGAMAGIVVGAFAVIIWHLKIGGIFDLYEIIPGFFLGTLAMIIGSLLDVPPAKEITDQFDEVKAFIKASQK